A window of the Pseudomonas gozinkensis genome harbors these coding sequences:
- a CDS encoding RnfH family protein, translating into MVEPVIEIEVVYAAVDRQVLRVVSVAEGATVRAALMASGIDAEFPELDLKNCPLGIFGKVIADPDARRIQEGDRIEIYRPLLADPKEVRRLRAAKAAEAKALNQ; encoded by the coding sequence ATGGTTGAGCCGGTGATCGAAATCGAAGTGGTGTATGCCGCCGTTGATCGTCAGGTTTTGCGCGTAGTCAGCGTCGCTGAGGGTGCGACGGTGCGTGCGGCTCTGATGGCGTCCGGGATTGACGCTGAATTTCCGGAGCTGGATCTGAAGAACTGTCCCTTGGGGATCTTCGGCAAAGTGATCGCTGATCCGGATGCTCGACGGATTCAGGAAGGCGATCGTATCGAGATCTATCGACCGTTGCTGGCTGACCCGAAAGAAGTGCGTCGTCTACGTGCCGCCAAAGCTGCCGAGGCCAAGGCGCTAAACCAGTAG
- a CDS encoding outer membrane protein assembly factor BamE, whose amino-acid sequence MQNTKLLLTSFTFVGLLALAGCSFPGVYKIDIQQGNVVTQDMIDQLRPGMTRPQVRFIMGNPLLADTFHANRWDYLYSLQPGGGERQQERMSVIFDSNDRLASLSGDFMPGVSRDEAILGKDSGTSVTAPAENVEQPKPEKPVKPGSLLDQIQKDVDGVETVPVPTPEPLDTSPQ is encoded by the coding sequence ATGCAAAACACCAAGCTCTTGCTAACCAGTTTCACCTTTGTGGGACTGCTCGCACTCGCCGGTTGTTCATTCCCCGGGGTTTACAAAATCGACATCCAGCAGGGCAATGTCGTCACGCAGGACATGATAGACCAGTTACGCCCGGGAATGACCCGGCCGCAAGTACGGTTTATCATGGGCAACCCTCTGCTTGCCGACACGTTCCATGCCAATCGCTGGGATTATCTGTACAGCCTGCAACCTGGTGGCGGTGAACGCCAGCAGGAACGCATGAGTGTCATTTTCGACTCGAATGACCGGCTCGCCAGCCTGTCCGGGGACTTCATGCCCGGTGTCAGCCGCGACGAAGCCATTCTCGGCAAGGACAGCGGCACCAGCGTGACCGCTCCTGCTGAAAACGTCGAGCAGCCAAAACCGGAAAAACCGGTCAAGCCAGGCTCCTTGCTGGATCAGATCCAGAAGGACGTCGATGGTGTGGAAACCGTTCCGGTTCCAACGCCAGAACCGCTGGACACCTCGCCGCAATAA
- the fur gene encoding ferric iron uptake transcriptional regulator: protein MVENSELRKAGLKVTLPRVKILQMLDSTEQRHMSAEDVYKALMEAGEDVGLATVYRVLTQFEAAGLVVRHNFDGGHAVFELADGGHHDHMVNVETGEVVEFVSPEIEKLQKAIAEEHGVELVDHNLVLYVRKKK, encoded by the coding sequence ATGGTTGAAAATAGCGAACTACGCAAAGCCGGCCTCAAAGTGACCCTGCCACGGGTCAAGATCCTGCAAATGCTCGACTCTACAGAGCAGCGCCACATGAGTGCCGAGGACGTCTACAAGGCGTTGATGGAAGCTGGTGAGGACGTCGGTCTGGCCACGGTTTACCGTGTTCTGACCCAGTTCGAAGCGGCTGGCCTCGTGGTCCGTCACAACTTCGACGGCGGCCACGCGGTATTCGAACTGGCCGACGGTGGCCACCACGACCATATGGTCAACGTGGAAACCGGTGAGGTGGTGGAATTCGTCAGCCCGGAAATCGAAAAACTCCAGAAGGCAATTGCCGAGGAGCACGGTGTCGAGTTGGTGGATCACAACCTGGTGCTGTACGTACGCAAGAAAAAATAA
- a CDS encoding lactate permease LctP family transporter → MQTWQQLYSPLGSLGVSALAAVIPIVFFFLALAVFRLKGHVAGSITLALAIAVAIFAFQMPVDMAIAAAGYGFAYGLWPIAWIIVAAVFLYKLTVKSGQFEVIRSSVLSITDDQRLQVLLIGFCFGAFLEGAAGFGAPVAITAALLVGLGFNPLYAAGLCLIANTAPVAFGALGIPIIVAGQVTGIDAFKIGAMTGRQLPLLSLFVPFWLVFMMDGLRGVRETWPAALVAGLSFAVTQYFTSNFIGPELPDITSALASLISLTLFLKVWQPKRAAGQHIAGAVSASVVTASVGGFGQKRTTVASPYSLGEIFKAWSPFLILTVLVTIWTLKPFKAMFAAGGSMYAWVFNFAIPHLDQLVIKTAPIVAAPTAIPAVFKLDPISATGTAIFFSALISMLVMKINFKTGLTTLKETFYELRWPILSIGMVLAFAFVTNYSGMSSTMALVLAATGAAFPFFSPFLGWLGVFLTGSDTSSNALFSSLQATTAHQIGVNDTLLVAANTSGGVTGKMISPQSIAVACAATGLVGKESDLFRFTLKHSLFFATIVGLITLAQAYWFTGMLVH, encoded by the coding sequence ATGCAAACCTGGCAACAGCTCTACAGCCCGCTCGGCAGTCTCGGCGTGTCCGCACTCGCGGCCGTCATCCCCATCGTTTTCTTCTTCCTCGCCCTGGCGGTGTTCCGCCTCAAAGGTCATGTGGCCGGCAGCATCACGCTCGCCCTGGCCATCGCCGTGGCGATCTTCGCGTTCCAGATGCCGGTCGACATGGCAATCGCCGCCGCCGGATATGGTTTCGCCTATGGTCTGTGGCCGATTGCCTGGATCATTGTGGCGGCGGTGTTCCTGTACAAACTGACGGTCAAGAGCGGTCAGTTCGAGGTCATCCGCAGCTCGGTGCTGTCCATCACCGACGACCAGCGTCTGCAGGTGCTGCTGATCGGTTTCTGCTTCGGTGCATTCCTCGAAGGTGCCGCCGGTTTCGGCGCGCCAGTGGCGATTACCGCTGCGCTACTGGTGGGACTCGGCTTCAACCCGCTGTACGCCGCCGGTCTGTGCCTGATTGCCAACACCGCGCCGGTGGCGTTCGGCGCGCTGGGGATTCCGATCATTGTGGCCGGGCAAGTCACCGGCATCGACGCGTTCAAGATCGGCGCCATGACCGGTCGCCAACTGCCACTGCTGTCGCTGTTCGTGCCGTTCTGGCTGGTGTTCATGATGGACGGCCTGCGCGGCGTGCGTGAAACCTGGCCAGCGGCGCTGGTCGCAGGTTTGAGCTTCGCCGTGACCCAATACTTCACGTCGAACTTCATTGGCCCGGAACTGCCGGACATCACGTCGGCCCTGGCCAGCCTGATTTCGCTGACCCTGTTCCTGAAGGTCTGGCAGCCGAAACGTGCCGCCGGCCAGCACATTGCCGGTGCCGTTTCCGCTTCGGTGGTGACTGCCAGCGTCGGCGGTTTCGGCCAGAAGCGCACCACCGTCGCTTCGCCTTACAGTCTCGGGGAAATTTTCAAGGCGTGGTCGCCGTTCCTGATCCTCACCGTGCTGGTGACCATCTGGACCCTCAAGCCCTTCAAGGCCATGTTCGCCGCCGGCGGTTCGATGTACGCCTGGGTGTTCAACTTCGCGATTCCGCACCTTGATCAACTGGTGATCAAAACCGCACCGATCGTTGCCGCCCCGACCGCGATTCCGGCCGTGTTCAAACTCGATCCGATTTCCGCGACCGGCACGGCGATTTTCTTCTCCGCGCTGATCTCGATGCTGGTGATGAAGATCAATTTCAAAACTGGTCTGACCACTTTGAAGGAGACCTTCTACGAACTGCGCTGGCCGATCCTGTCGATCGGCATGGTGCTGGCGTTTGCCTTCGTCACCAACTATTCCGGCATGTCCTCGACCATGGCTCTGGTACTGGCAGCAACCGGCGCGGCGTTCCCGTTCTTCTCGCCGTTCCTCGGCTGGCTCGGCGTGTTCCTGACCGGTTCCGATACCTCGTCCAACGCCCTGTTCAGTTCGCTGCAAGCGACCACCGCACACCAGATCGGGGTCAACGACACCTTGCTGGTGGCGGCCAATACCAGCGGCGGCGTGACCGGCAAGATGATCTCGCCGCAATCGATCGCCGTGGCCTGCGCAGCAACCGGCCTGGTGGGCAAGGAATCCGATCTGTTCCGCTTCACCCTCAAGCACAGCCTATTCTTTGCAACGATTGTCGGCCTGATCACTTTGGCCCAGGCCTACTGGTTCACCGGCATGCTGGTGCACTGA
- the smpB gene encoding SsrA-binding protein SmpB, translating into MAKQKKHPTGTIAQNKKARHDYFIEHKFEAGLVLAGWEVKSLRASKLQLVDSYVLLKDGEAWLLGSHITPLMTASTHVIADPVRTRKLLLNRRELDKLAAAVQQKGYACVCLSWYWSKHMVKCEIALGKGKKEYDKRDTERERDAGRELQRAVRNKGKED; encoded by the coding sequence ATGGCTAAACAGAAGAAACACCCAACAGGGACCATCGCGCAAAACAAAAAGGCGCGACACGATTACTTCATCGAGCACAAGTTCGAGGCTGGTCTGGTCCTGGCCGGCTGGGAAGTAAAAAGTCTGCGGGCAAGCAAACTGCAACTGGTCGACAGTTACGTGTTGCTCAAGGATGGCGAAGCCTGGTTGCTCGGCAGCCACATCACGCCTCTGATGACCGCCAGCACCCACGTCATTGCCGACCCGGTGCGTACCCGCAAGCTGCTGCTCAACCGCCGCGAGCTGGACAAGCTCGCCGCCGCCGTGCAGCAGAAGGGTTACGCCTGCGTGTGCCTGTCCTGGTACTGGAGCAAGCACATGGTCAAGTGCGAGATCGCGCTGGGCAAGGGCAAGAAGGAATACGACAAGCGTGATACCGAACGCGAACGCGACGCCGGTCGCGAGTTGCAGCGTGCGGTGCGCAACAAGGGCAAGGAAGACTGA
- a CDS encoding (Fe-S)-binding protein, producing the protein MSELFYNAVPNATRVAPPLPEPRQYPSEKPSRVYLFGTCVVDLFYPEAGMDAIHLLEREGIRVDYPQGQSCCGQPAYTSGYTEQARTVARSQLALFAGDYPVVVPSGSCAGMIREHYADLFKDEPETLKQVQALAARTYELAEFLLFVCKVQLKDSGEPVKVALHTSCSARREMNTHLHGRELLAQLSNVERVNHDHESECCGFGGTFSVRMPDISGAMVADKTRALKESGAHQVLSADCGCLMNINGSLEKQKEALRGQHLASFLWQRTGGAR; encoded by the coding sequence ATGAGCGAGCTTTTTTACAACGCTGTGCCCAACGCCACTCGCGTCGCACCGCCACTGCCCGAACCCCGGCAATACCCCAGCGAGAAACCGTCGCGGGTCTACCTGTTCGGCACCTGCGTGGTCGACCTGTTCTACCCGGAAGCCGGGATGGACGCGATCCACTTGCTGGAACGCGAAGGCATCCGGGTCGACTACCCGCAAGGGCAGAGCTGCTGCGGACAACCGGCCTACACCTCGGGTTACACCGAGCAGGCACGGACGGTGGCGCGCTCGCAACTGGCGCTGTTTGCCGGGGATTATCCGGTGGTGGTGCCGTCGGGTTCGTGCGCCGGGATGATCCGCGAGCATTACGCCGACTTGTTCAAGGACGAGCCGGAGACGTTGAAACAGGTACAGGCCCTTGCGGCCCGCACCTATGAATTGGCCGAGTTTCTGCTGTTCGTCTGCAAGGTGCAGCTCAAGGACAGCGGCGAGCCGGTAAAAGTGGCGCTGCACACCTCGTGTTCGGCGCGACGGGAAATGAACACCCACCTGCACGGCCGCGAGTTGTTGGCGCAGTTGAGCAACGTGGAACGGGTCAATCACGACCATGAAAGCGAATGCTGTGGCTTCGGTGGGACATTCAGCGTCCGTATGCCAGACATTTCCGGCGCGATGGTGGCTGACAAGACCCGGGCATTGAAGGAATCCGGCGCGCATCAGGTACTCAGTGCCGACTGCGGCTGCTTGATGAACATCAACGGCTCGCTGGAAAAACAGAAGGAAGCGCTGCGCGGGCAACACCTGGCGAGCTTCCTCTGGCAACGAACCGGAGGTGCGCGATGA
- a CDS encoding type II toxin-antitoxin system RatA family toxin — protein sequence MTTHIQRSALLPYPAQFLYDLVNDVARYPEFLPWCSSAEVLESSPEHMRASVGVAKGGLSQHFVTRNTLVPGQSIEMNLEEGPFNQLHGVWVFKALNEKACKISLDLSFDYAGPLVRATLGPLFNQAANTLVDAFCQRAKQMHG from the coding sequence ATGACGACACATATTCAACGATCGGCGCTGCTGCCTTACCCGGCGCAATTTCTCTACGACCTGGTCAATGACGTGGCGCGTTACCCGGAATTTCTGCCGTGGTGCTCGTCTGCTGAAGTCCTGGAAAGCTCGCCGGAACACATGCGCGCCAGTGTCGGCGTGGCCAAGGGCGGCCTCAGTCAGCACTTCGTGACCCGCAACACGCTGGTGCCGGGGCAGTCGATCGAGATGAACCTGGAGGAGGGGCCGTTCAATCAGCTGCACGGCGTCTGGGTGTTCAAGGCGCTGAACGAGAAGGCCTGCAAGATCAGTCTGGATCTGTCCTTTGACTATGCCGGGCCGCTGGTCCGCGCGACGCTCGGTCCTTTGTTCAATCAGGCGGCCAATACACTGGTGGATGCGTTCTGCCAGCGTGCCAAGCAGATGCATGGTTGA
- a CDS encoding sodium-dependent transporter, with amino-acid sequence MSTDKVSVHGSWASRWVFIFAATGSAVGLGSIWKFPYMVGVYGGGAFVLMFLACIALIGIPVMLAETLIGRRARQSPANALKVLALEAGHSGKWSWGAFAGMITALLILSFYSVVGGWSLDYIIDMGRGDFQGATADQVGAYFGNVISDPWRLTLWHTVFMLLSAVVIAKGVVAGLERSLRIMMPLLFVMILVLLGYSMTTGHFMEGVHFMFDFHPEKVLDGLLPAMGHAFFSLSVGVGSIMIYGAYMTKEASLSGTVVGVALLDTFVSLVAGLALFPIVFAGGLNPSEGPGLMFVSLPFAFGNVLFGQLMGVVFFVLVAIAAWSSAISLLEPMVAYLVERTKISRNWVTFWLAFTCWFVGLGTVFSFNIWKEAKFFVNDGGVFHLYQWGAAGGLDFFGVIDFFTSRIMLPLGGLCFVLFAGWVMGREAVREELSIRSPALFALSLFLMRYVAPIGILVVFAAQLWK; translated from the coding sequence ATGTCGACAGACAAGGTTTCTGTCCACGGCAGTTGGGCTAGCCGCTGGGTTTTCATATTCGCCGCGACCGGTTCGGCCGTGGGATTGGGCAGCATCTGGAAATTCCCCTACATGGTCGGGGTCTACGGTGGCGGCGCCTTCGTGCTGATGTTTCTGGCCTGTATCGCGCTGATCGGCATCCCGGTGATGCTCGCCGAAACCCTGATCGGCCGCCGTGCCCGTCAGAGTCCGGCGAATGCCCTGAAGGTGCTGGCGCTGGAAGCCGGACACTCGGGCAAGTGGTCGTGGGGCGCGTTCGCCGGAATGATCACGGCGTTGCTGATCCTGTCTTTCTACAGTGTGGTCGGCGGCTGGTCGCTGGATTACATCATTGATATGGGGCGCGGAGACTTCCAGGGCGCTACGGCCGATCAGGTCGGGGCCTATTTCGGCAATGTCATCTCCGACCCGTGGCGCCTGACACTTTGGCACACGGTTTTCATGCTGCTGTCTGCGGTGGTGATCGCCAAAGGCGTGGTTGCCGGCCTTGAGCGCAGCCTGCGGATCATGATGCCGTTGCTGTTCGTGATGATTCTGGTGCTGCTGGGGTACAGCATGACCACCGGGCATTTCATGGAGGGCGTGCATTTCATGTTCGACTTCCACCCGGAGAAAGTCCTCGACGGCTTGCTGCCGGCCATGGGTCACGCGTTCTTCTCCCTGAGCGTGGGCGTGGGCTCGATCATGATCTACGGCGCCTACATGACCAAGGAAGCCTCGCTGTCCGGCACCGTCGTGGGTGTGGCGCTGCTCGATACCTTTGTTTCGCTGGTGGCCGGTCTGGCCTTGTTTCCGATTGTGTTCGCCGGTGGTTTGAACCCTAGTGAAGGCCCGGGGCTCATGTTCGTCAGCCTGCCATTTGCTTTCGGTAACGTGCTTTTCGGCCAGTTGATGGGCGTGGTGTTCTTCGTTCTGGTGGCCATTGCGGCCTGGAGCTCGGCGATTTCCCTGCTGGAGCCGATGGTCGCCTATCTGGTCGAGCGGACTAAAATCAGTCGTAACTGGGTGACATTCTGGTTGGCGTTCACTTGCTGGTTCGTCGGCCTGGGGACGGTGTTTTCCTTCAATATCTGGAAGGAAGCCAAATTTTTCGTGAACGATGGCGGGGTGTTCCATCTCTACCAATGGGGTGCGGCCGGTGGCCTGGACTTCTTTGGTGTGATCGACTTCTTCACCTCGCGGATCATGTTGCCGCTCGGCGGACTGTGCTTCGTGCTGTTTGCCGGTTGGGTGATGGGGCGTGAGGCGGTGCGTGAAGAATTGTCGATTCGTAGCCCGGCGCTGTTCGCCCTGTCTCTGTTCTTGATGCGCTATGTGGCGCCCATCGGCATTCTTGTAGTGTTTGCCGCCCAGCTCTGGAAGTGA
- the recN gene encoding DNA repair protein RecN, whose product MLVHLSVHNYAIVEHLDLELDRGMSVITGETGAGKSIMLDALGLTLGDRADSGVVRPGADKADILATFDLADIPEASAWLAERDLETDGPCILRRVITSEGRSRGYINGTPCPLGDLKALGELLIDIHSQHEHQSLLKTDTHRRLLDEYTGATDLARQVHLAAQRWRQTRQELERLSNSGDEQRARHQLLSYQLEELENLGLGENELEELEQEHKNLTNAETLLGICRQVVEQCSESDSGNVLNALTASLNRLSSVNNSVGALGEASSLLTSAQIQVEEAVGELNRFLDNFDADPARLQYLEERLDSIYTLARKHRIQPTEVAEMQQKLLDEIEALDANDESIERLAEELASYARHYQEKARELSELRHQAAGSLASAVEQEIQRLGMPGGRFTIELRANNSSELQPNGLEQVELLVSANPGQPLKALAKVASGGELSRISLAIQVITAQTSRVPTLVFDEVDVGIGGPTAEIVGQLLRRLGDRGQVLTVTHLPQVAAQGHQHLFVHKVRGEQATHTAVSKLSKNDRIEEVARMLGGIDLTKESLAHAKKMVVTAKV is encoded by the coding sequence ATGCTGGTGCACCTGTCCGTACACAACTACGCCATCGTTGAACATCTCGATCTCGAACTCGATCGCGGCATGAGCGTGATTACCGGGGAAACCGGCGCCGGCAAGTCGATCATGCTCGACGCCCTGGGCCTGACGCTCGGCGATCGCGCCGACAGCGGCGTGGTTCGACCGGGCGCCGACAAGGCCGACATCCTGGCGACTTTCGATCTGGCCGACATCCCCGAGGCCAGCGCCTGGCTGGCGGAACGCGACCTGGAAACCGACGGCCCGTGCATCCTGCGCCGGGTCATCACTTCCGAAGGTCGCTCACGCGGCTATATAAATGGCACGCCCTGCCCGCTCGGCGACCTCAAGGCGCTCGGCGAGCTGCTGATCGATATCCACAGCCAGCACGAACACCAATCCCTGCTCAAGACCGACACCCACCGGCGCCTGCTCGACGAGTACACCGGGGCCACCGATCTGGCTCGCCAGGTCCATCTGGCCGCCCAGCGCTGGCGCCAGACCCGTCAGGAGCTGGAACGCCTGTCCAACTCCGGCGACGAACAGCGCGCGCGCCATCAACTGCTCAGCTACCAGCTCGAAGAACTGGAAAACCTCGGCCTCGGTGAAAATGAGCTGGAAGAACTGGAGCAGGAACACAAGAACCTGACCAACGCCGAAACCCTGCTCGGTATTTGCCGACAAGTGGTCGAGCAATGCAGCGAAAGCGATTCCGGCAACGTGCTGAATGCCCTGACGGCCAGTCTCAATCGACTGTCGAGCGTGAACAACTCGGTCGGCGCGCTCGGAGAGGCGAGCAGCCTGCTGACCAGTGCGCAGATCCAGGTCGAAGAGGCCGTCGGCGAACTCAATCGCTTTCTCGACAATTTCGATGCCGATCCGGCGCGCCTGCAATATCTGGAAGAACGTCTGGACTCCATTTACACACTGGCACGCAAACACCGCATTCAGCCGACGGAAGTGGCAGAGATGCAGCAGAAGCTGCTAGACGAAATCGAAGCCCTCGACGCCAACGATGAATCCATCGAGCGCCTCGCCGAAGAACTGGCGTCCTATGCCCGCCACTATCAGGAAAAGGCCCGCGAGCTGAGCGAGCTGCGTCATCAGGCGGCCGGCAGCCTGGCAAGCGCGGTGGAGCAGGAGATTCAGCGCCTGGGCATGCCCGGCGGTCGCTTCACCATCGAATTGCGTGCCAACAACAGCAGCGAGCTGCAACCCAATGGACTGGAACAGGTCGAGCTGCTGGTCAGCGCCAACCCGGGCCAACCCCTGAAAGCTCTGGCCAAAGTGGCCTCCGGCGGTGAGCTGTCACGGATCAGCCTGGCCATCCAGGTGATCACCGCCCAGACCTCTCGCGTTCCGACGCTGGTGTTCGACGAAGTGGACGTTGGGATTGGCGGTCCGACGGCCGAAATCGTCGGCCAGTTGTTGCGCCGCCTCGGGGATCGCGGACAGGTACTGACGGTCACGCACTTGCCGCAGGTCGCGGCTCAGGGACATCAGCATCTGTTCGTGCACAAGGTGCGAGGCGAGCAGGCGACTCACACGGCCGTTTCGAAGCTGAGCAAGAATGACCGTATAGAAGAAGTCGCGCGGATGCTTGGCGGCATCGATCTGACCAAAGAGTCTTTGGCGCACGCGAAAAAGATGGTCGTTACTGCAAAGGTTTAA
- a CDS encoding LutB/LldF family L-lactate oxidation iron-sulfur protein — MSTSTIIPTVAVEEDFRTRAHNALGDSQLRNNFRTAMDSLMTKRAAAFSDAHEREHLRELGNAIRARALSKLPDLLEQLEQNLTRNGVTVHWAETVDEANGIVLSIIRAHEARQVIKGKSMVSEEMEMNHFLEARDIECLESDMGEYIVQLDHEKPSHIIMPAIHKNAGQVASLFHDKLGVEYTKDVDQLIQIGRRVLRQKFFEADIGVSGVNFAVAETGTLLLVENEGNGRMTTTVPPVHIAVTGIEKVVENLRDVVPLLSLLTRSALGIPITTYVNMISGPRKEHELDGPQEVHLVLLDNGRSQAFADSELRQTLNCIRCGACMNHCPVYTRVGGHTYGEVYPGPIGKIITPHMVGLAKVPDHPSASSLCGACGEVCPVKIPIPALLRRLREENVKAPDSPHQVMRGQGSKYSRKERFIWNAWAKLNSSPTLYRLFAFFATRLRALAPNNVGPWTQNHSAPKPAARSLHDMAREHLAKQGDR, encoded by the coding sequence ATGAGCACTTCCACGATTATTCCTACGGTTGCCGTAGAAGAAGATTTCCGCACCCGGGCACACAACGCCCTGGGCGACTCGCAGTTACGGAACAACTTCCGCACCGCGATGGATTCACTGATGACCAAGCGGGCAGCGGCTTTCAGCGATGCCCACGAAAGAGAACACCTGCGTGAACTGGGCAATGCAATCCGTGCCCGCGCGCTCTCCAAGTTGCCCGACCTGCTCGAGCAACTGGAACAGAACCTGACCCGCAACGGTGTGACAGTACACTGGGCGGAAACGGTGGACGAGGCCAATGGCATCGTCCTTTCGATCATCCGCGCTCACGAGGCGCGGCAAGTGATCAAGGGCAAATCGATGGTCAGCGAAGAGATGGAGATGAACCATTTCCTCGAGGCTCGGGACATTGAATGTCTGGAGTCCGACATGGGGGAGTACATCGTCCAGCTCGACCACGAGAAGCCTTCACACATAATCATGCCGGCAATCCACAAGAATGCCGGTCAGGTCGCGTCCTTGTTCCACGACAAACTTGGCGTGGAATACACCAAGGACGTTGACCAACTCATTCAGATCGGTCGCAGGGTCCTGCGGCAGAAATTCTTCGAAGCGGACATCGGCGTCTCCGGTGTCAACTTCGCCGTGGCCGAAACCGGCACCCTGCTGCTGGTGGAAAACGAAGGCAACGGCCGCATGACCACCACCGTGCCACCGGTGCACATCGCCGTCACCGGCATCGAAAAAGTCGTGGAAAACCTGCGTGACGTGGTGCCGCTGCTGTCATTGCTGACCCGCTCGGCGCTGGGCATTCCGATCACCACCTACGTCAACATGATCTCCGGCCCGCGCAAGGAACATGAGCTCGACGGCCCGCAGGAAGTGCATCTGGTGCTGCTCGACAACGGTCGCAGCCAGGCCTTCGCCGACAGCGAACTGCGCCAGACGTTGAACTGCATCCGCTGCGGCGCCTGCATGAATCATTGCCCGGTCTACACCCGCGTCGGCGGCCATACCTACGGCGAGGTTTACCCCGGCCCGATCGGCAAAATCATCACCCCGCACATGGTTGGCTTGGCGAAAGTCCCGGATCACCCGAGTGCGTCTTCTTTGTGCGGCGCCTGCGGTGAAGTGTGCCCGGTAAAAATTCCTATTCCCGCACTGCTGCGCCGCCTACGCGAAGAGAACGTCAAAGCTCCGGACTCGCCACATCAAGTGATGCGCGGCCAGGGCAGCAAATATTCGCGCAAGGAACGCTTCATCTGGAACGCCTGGGCGAAGCTCAACAGCTCGCCGACTTTGTATCGACTGTTTGCGTTTTTCGCCACACGCCTGCGCGCCCTGGCGCCGAACAACGTCGGCCCGTGGACGCAGAATCACAGCGCGCCCAAACCCGCCGCCCGCTCATTGCATGACATGGCTCGCGAACACCTGGCCAAACAAGGAGACCGTTGA
- a CDS encoding FCD domain-containing protein, translated as MGFDQIRQRRLSDDIVERLEGMILEGTLKSGERLPAERALAEQFGVSRPSLREAIQKLAAKGLLVSKQGGGNYVVESLGSTFSDPLLQLLESNPEAQRDLLEFRHTLEASCAYYAALRATDVDRERLTAAFEELQDCYSRHDEVSRAEEGAADAKFHLAIAEASHNAVLLHTIRGLFDLLKRNVVTNIGGMYKQRTETRDMLITQHRELYLAIIEGRAEQAREVSSRHILYVQEVLEEVRQEVQRMARAERRKGM; from the coding sequence ATGGGGTTTGATCAGATACGTCAGCGCCGTTTGTCTGACGACATTGTCGAGCGGCTGGAAGGGATGATCCTCGAGGGCACGCTGAAGTCCGGCGAGCGTCTGCCGGCCGAGCGGGCACTGGCGGAACAGTTCGGCGTTTCCCGGCCCTCGTTGCGCGAGGCGATTCAGAAACTGGCGGCCAAGGGTTTGCTGGTCAGCAAGCAGGGCGGCGGCAACTATGTCGTGGAAAGTCTCGGTTCGACGTTCAGCGATCCGCTGCTGCAATTGCTGGAAAGCAATCCCGAGGCGCAGCGCGATCTGCTGGAATTTCGCCACACGCTGGAGGCATCGTGTGCCTATTACGCAGCATTGCGCGCCACAGATGTGGATCGGGAACGGCTGACGGCTGCGTTTGAAGAGTTACAGGATTGCTATTCGCGTCACGATGAAGTGAGCCGGGCGGAAGAGGGTGCGGCGGATGCGAAATTCCACCTGGCGATTGCCGAAGCCAGTCACAACGCAGTGTTGCTGCACACCATTCGCGGCTTGTTCGATCTGCTCAAGCGTAACGTGGTGACCAACATCGGTGGCATGTACAAGCAACGCACGGAAACCCGCGACATGCTGATCACACAGCATCGGGAATTGTATCTGGCGATTATCGAGGGGCGCGCGGAACAGGCGCGTGAGGTGTCCAGCCGACACATTCTGTATGTGCAGGAAGTGCTGGAAGAGGTGCGTCAGGAAGTACAGCGCATGGCTCGGGCCGAGCGACGCAAAGGGATGTAG